From the Deinococcota bacterium genome, the window ATTCGGCATGAGAACCGTTCGTCCAGCTTGATTGGAAAGGCAGCGTGAGCCGCCTTACCGTCCTTAGTTCCGAGCGTCAGCGAGAAGCAGCGCAGCGACCGTCTCACGCGGAAGTGAGGAGGCAGCCGTGAGCATACCCCTCAAGGGAATACAGGTAGCCCAGAGACCGGGGGAGCGCCCCCCGATTTCCCATCTCGAGCGCAGGCGCGAGCGCCTGATGACACTGGCCGAGCGCACCTTTGAAGACGGCCGCGACTGGACGCCCTACATGCTGCGCCTCTATGACGCCACGTTGAGGCTCGAGCGGGCGCGCTCCCTCGCCGAACTGGACGCGGCCTGATGAACGAGCCACGAGCGCTCAGGACGCTCAAGAGCGAAAAGGCGTTCATGCAGCAGGTCCGCGACCTCGCCAAGCTCAAAGGCTGGCTTCTCTACCACACCCACGACTCGAGGCGGAGTGAGCCTGGCTTTCCCGACCTGGTGCTTCTCAAGCCGCCGGTGCTCATGTTCGTCGAGCTAAAGCGGGATGATGAGCAGCCCAGCAAGGACCAAGAGCGCTGGCTGGGCGAGCTCGCGGGCGTCGAGCGGGTCACGGTGCAAGTGTGGCGACCGCAGGACTGGGACGACGTGGTCGCTACGCTAGCTCTTCGGGCCAACGGGCTGAGGGACGGCCCCCAACCCGGGGCGCTGTGAGCCTCCCACGCGACTACAAGCCGCTGGTGCGGGCGGCCATTCGCGGCGAGCTGCCGCACAGAGTCGAGATCCAACCGGGCCGCATCACTCACGACCTGAATCAACATGTCTTGGGCGGCTTAGGCGCCTGGGCTTTCGGCGACGAGGCCGAGGGCCTAAAGCGGCTCGAGCTGGCCTACCGAGCGCTGCAAGGGCCGGGCCATGGCTAGGGGCCGCTTTCTCTCTAAGGGCATCTCGGAGTCCGAGCAGGTGGCCGAGCTCGGCAGCGACACCGCCCGGCTGCTGTTCACCTGGCTCATTGCCCACGCCGACGTCGAGGGCCGCCTGAGCGCCAACCCGCGCATCGTCAAGGGCCGCGTCTGCCCGCTGCTGGATATAGGGCTCGAGGACATAGACGCCATGCTCGGCGAGATGGACGTTCTCGGGCTCATCTCCATCTATGAGGCCGAGGGCAAGCGCTTCCTCTGTTTTCCAAGTTGGAATGAGCACCAGCAAGGCATTCGCAAGGACCGCGAGCAGCCAAAATACCCGTCCAGGACGGATGTGCCACAGGCACTTCCTCCGGTCGCCGGACAACTCCCGGAAAATTCCCGCGCTTTGCCGGACAACTCCCGCGCTTTGCCGGACAACTCCCCCCTAAGTTTAAGTACAAGTACAAGTTCAAGTGGAAGTGGAAGGGCAAGCGAAAAAAAAGTGGTGGCGGTCGATGACGAGCCGCCAGCGCAACCGGCGACCACCACCCTTGAAAAGCTCCTAAAAGCCAAATTCGGCGAGCACTACGACAGCATGATGCTCGAGCTTCCCGGCCGGAGAAAGGCATGGCCGGCGCTCACGCTCGAGCGCGCGCGCGGCCTCGTCGCCCAAAGTCAAAAGCCCAAGGACTCCGAGGACAGCCGTTCTTTCCGCACTCGTCTCAAAGACAACCTGGACGCCGCAGCGGGTCTAGCCCACAATCCCAGTGGTGGTGGGCGCGGGCCGGGCGCGGCCGAGCTGGCCGAGCGGGCCGCCGCGGTCAAGGCCGAGGAGGACGCGCTCTGGGAATCGCTGAGCGCCGATGAGCAGGCCGAGAGCGAACGGCGGGCCGCCGAGTTCCTGGAGCGGATGGGGCTCGAGCGCAAGAGAATGGGAGCGAACTGATGACCACTAGCCAAATCCTCCGCCTCATCCGCCTGGCCGCCCGGCTCTACCGGCAGCTCCGCAAGGGCCGCAGCCGGCCGAGAGGCCGCTAGCGTTTCAGCCCAAAGCGCTCACGCATCCGCTCGGCGGTGGTGAGCGCTTTGGGCGCTTGCTTGGCGACCTCGCCGCGCAGCCCGCGCTGCCGCTCGTCGTAGCCAAGCATCTTGTGCTCGAGGTGGTCCAAGACCTCGCCCAGCCGCCACACCGGCCGGTGGGCGCGCAGATAGCGCGGCTTCGGAAGCTTGCCAAGCCGGACATAGGCCCACACCGTTTCTCGGCGGGTCGCGCCGATGTACTCGAGCACCTGCTTGGTGCTTAGATTCTTATATCGCTCGGCATTGCTGAGCATCTCCGAGGGTCGCTTTTTCATGCCTAATCCTAACTTAAACGCTCTAGAACACACTATTACCTATGCGCCAGTAGCACAGGTCGCTTGACGAGCAGCAGAAACTACCTTAGATTTTAAGGTGAGCGACGTACAAAACGATGCTCGAGCGCCTTGGGGCGGCGGAGCGGCGGCGGGCACTACTTCACTTTCGACGGCGAGCTTCGGCAGCAGCCGCCCTGGGCAGAAAAGGGTGAGCCATGAGAGGGATGTTTGGGGTTTTTTGGGTCTTGGCGCTGCTTCTGGCGGCATGTGGGGCGAGCGAGGAGCCGGGGCGAGGCGCTGCCGGCGAGGATCAGGACGACGGCGGCCACTACACCGTCAGCGCAGAGGGGCACTTTGAGGTCGTTTGGGGCAAGGAACAGATAGAGTTCCAGGCAATCGAGCCGAGCGACCTGGAGGCGGCCAACCTACGGAATCCGCTCTTGACAATCCAGATTCGCAACTACAACCCGGTCGGCGCCGGGCCGCGCTCGAGGGCGGTTCCGCAAATTCGCTGGTATAGCGACACCACGCCCATCACCGGAACGATGAACTCATGGATAGAGCCGGCCGACGGCTGGCAGACCGTGGCGACGAACGGCCAGAAGCAAGTGAGCTTCACGGCGCTACCCGGCCGCTCGAGCCGCACGCTTAGCTGGCCCAGCCCTTACGTCTACCAACCCGACGCCCGGATGTGCGCCTGGATTAGCGCACAGCTCGAGGCGAGAGCGCCCAACGGCGATCAGGTTTGGGGTGTGCTCGAGACGCGCATCTGTGAGGCCGCCGCCCAGCGCACCCCACAAGACACCATCCTGGCGACAAGGAAGGTGACCGACAGCAAGGGCACCACCCGCACCGTGCAGCTCAGGCACATGCCCGGCCGCGGCCATCGGGCGCTCGTGCGCGTCGAGGCGATCAACCCGCTCGAGCTGAGTGAGCGGGCCTGCTTGCACGGCCAGGGCTTTTCCTCGTGCGCTCGCAGCGCGGTCATGAAGGAGAGCTTTAGCAACTGGGGCGTGGCCGAGTTCGTCACCGGCTACCATGACGCGCTCACCGGCGACCTGTGCGCGAGCGTGGGTAACGCCGGCGCCTGCGCGAGCGGCGAGCGCGAACTCCTCAAGCAGCACACCTTTACCGACGGCATCAACACCAACGTGGTCTTAGTCGAGAACGATAAGGGCGTCTTTGCCCGCTACCGGTTCAGCCTGCCCAAAGACACCTCTATCGAGCGGGGCAGCCTGACCTTTCGCGATGTGGGCCGGAATCAGGTGCTCACCGCGAACCCGCCCACCGGGCAGGGTGAAGCCGTCTTGACTCGTGAGCAGGGACCGCTGCCGCTCGGCGCCGACGGCTACTGCTATCTCTTGGACGTCGAGGTGATTGCCGTCAAGGGCCTGGACAGGATAGAGATGGGCGGCTGCACGGACGGGAGCAACCCGCGCTGATGGACTTCGACGCTTTCATCGGCCGCGAGGCCGAGGTCAGAGCGATTCTGAGCAACGTCGCCCAGGGCCGCAGCTCGCTGCTCATCGGCGAGGCCGGCGTGGGCAAGAGCGCGCTGCTCGAGGTCATCGAGCCGCTGCTTTGTGAGGAGGGCAAGCCGGTCTTTATCAGCCGGATTAGCCCCTTCGGCACCTTCCTCCGTGAGCTGTACGCGGGCCTGCACGCGCATGGGCTGACGGCTGAGACGGGGCCGCTCGAGCAGGCAATCAAGCAGTGGTCAAAGCGCTTCGCAAGCAACGACGAGCGGGCGCGCGACCTGGTGCATATCGCCGGCTCCGGAGGCGTCATCATCGTTATAGATGACGCCTCCGGCATCAACAACTCTTCTAGACCCTGGCTCGAGGCGCTGTGCGAGGCTTGCATCCTCATCGCCGCAACCGACCCGGCCGCTTTGCAGAAGCACGGCATGAAGCGCTTTTGGAAGCGCTTTGATGAAGTGCAGCTTGGCCGGCTCTCCAAAGCTCAGGCCGAGGAGCTGCTGGAATCGCTCATCGACCGCTACCGCATCACCGCCGACGAGCCGGAAGTGTACCGGCGCCGGGTGCTTGACCTCGCCCAAGGCTCGCCGTTTGAACTCGCCCGGCTGGTCAAGTACCACTCGAGCGAGGCGCTGGTAAGAGCGAGGGACATCTCGGGTCAGCAGTTTGTCGAGCAGGACATTCAGGGCGTTTCCATCGCGCCGCTCCTCTTGGTCTTGGGCGCCTTTGTGGTGGCCGCCCGCTACATCGCCCGCGCCCAGGGCGACATGGACCTCTACGTGATTAGCGGCATCGGCATTGGATTCTTGGTTATTTTCGGGCCGCTGATTCGTTCGACCATCCGGCCGAGGAGCTTATGAAATATCTTCTGGTTCTGCTCTTGCTTTGCCCCTTGGCTCTCGCTGAGGAAGCCGCCCCGGCACCCGTTTCACAGGGCACTTTGGCCGCTCAGGAGGCTCAGCCGCCCCGACAGACCGAACTCGAGACCTTCTTTAGCCCGGCGGAGCTGGAGGCCCTGGAGCGGCTTGTGGCGGTCGCTCAGGAGCGCAGCCCGACCATCCTCCAGGCCGCCGCCACGCTCAGAGTCGGCGAGGCCCAGCTCGAGATAGGCGGCCGCCTGGCCGACGCTCTCAGTCTCAACGTGGGCGCCGGTGTGAGCGGTGACTTCTACGGCCAACTGTCGCCGTCCTATTCCATCTCCGCCGGCGTCGATGTGGTGGCGCTGGCCGTCCACAACGACCAGACGACGATTCTCCGGGCCGGGCTGGCAGCGGCCCGCGCCTCAGCCCGCGCTGAGACGGCAGGCGCCTTCGTCCGCTATGTCGTCTCCCGGCAGAGCGTCCAGGCTGCCGCCCTGGCCGTCGATTCATCCGACGCTGCCTTTCGGGTCGTGCAGGCCCGGCTCGAGATTGGCGAGTCGACCATCTCCGACCAACTGGCCGCCCAGTCGGCGGTGTCATCGTCGGCGGTGGCGCTCTTGCGGGCGAACGGCGAGCTCGTGATTGCGCTCGAGCAACTGGCCGCGACGGTGGGCCTGAGCCCCCAGGAGACGCTCGAGGTGATTCGGGGATGAAGGCGGCCACTCACCTGGCCTTTGCCGGTCTCGTCGGGGTCATCGCCGCAGGCTTCGA encodes:
- a CDS encoding VRR-NUC domain-containing protein; translated protein: MNEPRALRTLKSEKAFMQQVRDLAKLKGWLLYHTHDSRRSEPGFPDLVLLKPPVLMFVELKRDDEQPSKDQERWLGELAGVERVTVQVWRPQDWDDVVATLALRANGLRDGPQPGAL
- a CDS encoding ATP-binding protein; this translates as MDFDAFIGREAEVRAILSNVAQGRSSLLIGEAGVGKSALLEVIEPLLCEEGKPVFISRISPFGTFLRELYAGLHAHGLTAETGPLEQAIKQWSKRFASNDERARDLVHIAGSGGVIIVIDDASGINNSSRPWLEALCEACILIAATDPAALQKHGMKRFWKRFDEVQLGRLSKAQAEELLESLIDRYRITADEPEVYRRRVLDLAQGSPFELARLVKYHSSEALVRARDISGQQFVEQDIQGVSIAPLLLVLGAFVVAARYIARAQGDMDLYVISGIGIGFLVIFGPLIRSTIRPRSL
- a CDS encoding TolC family protein, whose protein sequence is MKYLLVLLLLCPLALAEEAAPAPVSQGTLAAQEAQPPRQTELETFFSPAELEALERLVAVAQERSPTILQAAATLRVGEAQLEIGGRLADALSLNVGAGVSGDFYGQLSPSYSISAGVDVVALAVHNDQTTILRAGLAAARASARAETAGAFVRYVVSRQSVQAAALAVDSSDAAFRVVQARLEIGESTISDQLAAQSAVSSSAVALLRANGELVIALEQLAATVGLSPQETLEVIRG